One window from the genome of Clupea harengus chromosome 19, Ch_v2.0.2, whole genome shotgun sequence encodes:
- the LOC105901460 gene encoding apolipoprotein Eb-like, with protein sequence MQVVAVFVALTVLSGCHGWSLSLVQDQHKEPWEVAVDSFWKYMADMNTKAEEMKKTIESSQIREELDTLSKTILADLSMYRDDLQTKLGPFAEETAAQLGQDMTLLANKLQVHLNEAQDKAMVYSDELQSLAQQNADDVSGRMKTYVRKLKKRLGKDSEEIRSKMDTYFAELNSRTGTWVEGVQKRLEPVMSELGKVLNTQTEGAKENLKVLQQQMEQTSENLRTTLEAKAEELRVWFQPYAEDIQVQLKAIMTEE encoded by the exons ATGCAGGTTGTAGCAGTGTTCGTTGCTCTAACAGTCCTCTCAG GCTGCCATGGCTGGTCCCTGTCCCTGGTCCAGGACCAGCATAAGGAGCCATGGGAGGTGGCTGTCGACAGCTTCTGGAAGTACATGGCTGACATGAACACCAAAGcagaggagatgaagaagaCCATCGAGAGCTCTCAGATCCGCGAGGAACTAGA CACACTCTCCAAGACCATCTTGGCAGACCTGAGTATGTACCGAGATGACCTCCAAACCAAGCTGGGTCCCTTTGCCGAGGAAACGGCCGCTCAGCTGGGTCAAGACATGACACTGCTGGCCAATAAGCTCCAGGTCCACTTGAACGAGGCCCAGGACAAGGCCATGGTGTACTCTGACGAGCTGCAGAGCCTTGCACAGCAGAACGCTGATGATGTGTCGGGCAGGATGAAGACCTACGTCCGCAAACTGAAGAAACGCCTGGGCAAAGACTCCGAGGAGATCCGCAG CAAAATGGACACCTATTTTGCTGAGCTGAACTCCCGCACCGGCACATGGGTGGAGGGTGTGCAGAAGCGGCTGGAGCCTGTCATGAGTGAGCTGGGCAAAGTGCTGAATACCCAGACAGAAGGAGCGAAAGAAAATCTCAAAGTCCTCCAGCAGCAGATGGAGCAGACCTCTGAGAACCTGCGCACCACACTGGAGGCCAAGGCGGAGGAGCTCCGTGTGTGGTTCCAGCCCTACGCCGAGGATATCCAGGTGCAACTGAAGGCCATAATGACGGAAGAATAG
- the si:ch73-347e22.4 gene encoding uncharacterized protein si:ch73-347e22.4 yields MSNEWGTWGSDGGQRWGAGFTVQGEVDFTKDLQRREEWSDISEDDSPVIYADISRSEEYHYHVVQPKRTELDSTSLTHETSVAIDASEGVPNKDETPTASSLPSQEGVVWRQLQQGDSPEVASESTEYPVASYPSVFCQMKEEKTEGCSLDDGGTLEEEEQKKSRDVSVIQQTVAAKKHKGDLSKNGYRQGFELEREESATSNLANGPSANLETLETTQKGLLSLDEPHAPDPCSSGQKHYNVMLPVPGASMSYREGQPESTVESGHNSAMTSREQGGSAVTVFPSSSEFSLEPFDSQQCDANPECKNLNVPSVKEMSVSSRESPPTRSDEKRILVADQHFLKECGEVNRLDMPGQGSAEVMQHPTLALAGMDSVKDRDSTQLGMGLVVLLKKPKRKVGRPLKKKTLLKMAKLLNIAQEWGGDTKDTHLGQNDMQRQNAHLDFPNEQSLPCNLSISPLPKSHIQVPKVNSSKSLKALLGNSSQHEDCRSRPKNIGQATRRKAKSKKASCKQEGTQESFIFSVPKDPQVVPETVLAQETGQSASRCPKSTKKTLKRKTYMNIEECKEDSLEQPTGSQSRGRTLLLKPVHLPAIDDAHAIQQSSKPRRNAKKSLKEESKDLRDTCEEKCNLPVKDFVLDSQTSGAGVPPHMHTTLELPKKPQKKISAKSWKADLQASLPQHSADPRIISPQKELENTIVIEETTKRANKRGRGRSAPPKGKNTAKDYRTDTLNEPELPCEDMDANELHIMTHKDTNHRVVSTSDVHEAECIDTGLERLSVPMETQTSAKDLSKQGRGPKRKGNSKAKRKVTPKGSAEQNNPYDPTSMIEKTVLPETHGSPKLSKQAPKQNTKKTSKKKAVKDKGQDGMAQIDSYGPPLKKDALCCKEHTGQSLTISQPPLREKKARKRKATDYGENGLNLNNYSVEQIPNPDTFTFNELNPSIPQLKSVKLESNIEPTPKIHGCSRPKKALKKERKKKAKSLGASQPVLIEDFLLNTDTVNLTTQVPRFTLTKQRRSHKKKCDLKEESKLSEFDNNTALQGRCVVPPQKTQETPKGSRSRKKVIVPKVESAFQDIALNIMTAETSPKTNTPRKMKEEVVMLKEEHVANRSFDFAEEEFHVPVIKVTSRNDVSLKRMKPKQSCMKKCKKDTNSRTKQAAKTAGTKSKTSPERLESFSNSLSEFPVIKPEPFAMPLSATKPVKKLSSRRRILKSPLKQSDVALSDVPKLKENSSGDNIDEQHDGKCTEIKLEQAEFALSAVDIGHPARLQQSSTIQTGSLAMLKRKAGRPFKKKTLLKMAKIFEIVQEDGSNSTETCGITDCAERMLLKNQHRPPRVKKEKETKPVVTPTRRSLRTVVSGRAESNLHSSSTMSMDIDQKGNTDSSCSSTLNRQSSSEKCFNKTLALDSNKTAVDETDHQEPQKETQVETTAVMALKGKRKTKSWHTKKRKVGWRKLCQQLASVTAAQEEVLLSSNADGNNIDVSCKVLSLPVSCKEEVHEHAILHNSNTSKAVSGTQLHTLDALLTGLEKRSKLRPSTLTQKKKERRCRNGETTLSLVEDAGVSLEVAALPPNQGRDDAELLAVQSLTKVKRSGRTYKKKTSVKKSKLMAVEQTVSELKESQLQAVSLHFPQDVTKVKTEECEQSVSVAQASKLRRSLRSLCSAPFSIVDQEQSQPTQNLDETTLSSKSFVLEAKTEMLRNVSCNEREVKDDDLSLEKQYDDLTLPCPNVQQAAPMPGQLKRKKIRKGQKRKLSSRTSGIVESAEITDTTISSDASLTVAFNTYDCQSTSFEHENVSMKSKMMIEEPVKGETEAPVRPKMKKGGKEKRAQNKTSSDVDSEMGNVSIHENHTITPDLKKNHDQESRKIVNSSEAPLRRSSRASKIHSPFHRSEEYTSAVGETTSFPAKDSQDVIQSSDKTLHPSKTIPAVPTEEQVVSAVSSDTAEISVSDIGCEPDLETRTPVDREITPAQDSSPPVSKTAEAQHLIVEKKKRRRKKKRRKSKTKGTHNAVQVIEQPVVQNKEATVITEVNENFAHYRQLNGSQPHGEISFASEPLEDSEVESHPTDGDIFVKTVNVLVDSGCQTSVSLNMLSSSQVTVQTVDGCTQYSEDSECREQRIISKFPAGQNVKQQLAKKARTYIMCRFCGRSFRHISAYTVHQRLHTGERPYQCQQCGKRFAQLSKLKLHRNVHKVPGLIQCPCCSQRFSKKEQLISHFKVHLPNAGHISSDEKSGQASHAKPSAGLANLSEGVFNCPVCGKDLPSERKLHIHKRTHKGEGLSCKDCGKTFSKPSSLSAHERVHWPLQPYACSVCGKGFSKLQVLKIHSLEHTGATPFFCSHCGYACNDLPTLRAHQASRVCFSKKPNDIEGFLVQMGVDGQVNTPSLFKCHLCKKLLNHWCQYILHLQTHTKAHPYLCDTCGQSYERDSDVRAHCRDCCRSSGEEKACSGPLSDIWNSQETEKSAQISQEPDSPEHMNEHCLILNDQSFASQDNSPVRPDMLGEDLPQSKSPHPIPSCTEDPDPPSPGNSQPPSPTRSDVSILSSHPSLDCYVVSSIRARTRTSHKRFDCQHCGQTFRLSSILHAHLQTHLSGNKYTCGLCGRVFQRWHRLWLHQRLHQEKGRSFSCSECNIQFRFLNLYREHLREHAEHRPYACPLCLETFLSEGSLNTHQCENHRPCQTLKCEVCGKGFSSLRNWVKHSLLHNGRSSHSCLLCNQSFSNNRALQDHLKKHNNDLRFPASEIPSEPLLFPHQCWMCNASFSTGELLYAHQICHAVGGKPPARPRGAPTGHRTTNGVMRTMPPPTVPEPSSVPEPAAPEQVPVPEIRDESLFVYAHPDSLYVVPDPSPPPPPHTHSFSWSGGLSSSQATNLTSSQQVIVLDEEVNLGDTADTSQSAPGTSQTIPNSSSNEDGNLPQTSSQQSINKLLSGSTSSPIQAGSSASSLRDEPTLSLQVQHTLPPRHNKSKDAGKSFSITVQLQDTRGFECADCNISLSSVTQLHKHYLKHAKGVLGKIHI; encoded by the exons ATGTCTAATGAATGGGGGACCTGGGGCAGCGATGGAGGGCAAAGGTGGGGTGCAGGTTTTACAGTCCAAGGAGAGGTAGATTTCACAAAGGATCTtcaaagaagagaagagtggtCGGACATCTCTGAAGACGATAGTCCTGTTATTTATGCAGACATCTCACGTTCAGAGGAATATCATTACCATGTCGTCCAGCCAAAG aGGACAGAGTTGGACAGCACGTCTTTGACCCACGAAACATCTGTTGCTATAGATGCAAGTGAAGGAGTTCCCAACAAGGATGAAACACCAACAGCATCAAGCCTCCCATCTCAAGAAGGGGTTGTTTGGAGGCAGCTGCAACAAGGTGACTCCCCTGAAGTTGCTTCAGAGAGCACTGAGTACCCAGTTGCATCATATCCATCAGTGTTCTGCCAGATGAAGGAAGAAAAGACTGAGGGTTGTTCTTTGGATGATGGAGGAACTttagaggaagaggaacagaAGAAAAGCAGAGACGTGTCCGTTATTCAACAAACAGTCGctgcaaaaaaacacaagggGGACCTATCCAAGAACGGCTATCGCCAAGGCTTTGAACTTGAG AGGGAGGAATCAGCAACAAGCAACTTGGCCAATGGACCATCAGCAAACCTAGAAACACTGGAAACAACTCAGAAGGGTCTTTTGTCACTGGATGAACCTCATGCACCAGACCCATGCTCTTCAGGTCAAAAACACTATAATGTGATGTTGCCAGTGCCAGGTGCTTCCATGTCTTATAGAGAGGGACAACCTGAGAGCACAGTAGAATCTGGGCATAACAGTGCCATGACTTCAAGGGAACAAGGTGGGTCAGCTGTTACGGTTTTTCCCTCCAGTTCTGAGTTCTCATTGGAACCCTTTGACTCACAGCAGTGTGATGCAAACCCTGAATGTAAAAACCTCAATGTGCCATCAGTAAAAGAAATGTCGGTGTCTAGTAGAGAATCACCTCCTACCAGATCTGACGAGAAGAGGATACTCGTGGCTGATCAGCATTTCTTGAAAGAATGTGGAGAGGTAAACAGGCTTGATATGCCTGGTCAGGGAAGCGCAGAGGTTATGCAGCATCCAACTTTGGCATTGGCAGGAATGGACAGtgtgaaagatagagatagTACACAGTTAGGTATGGGGCTTGTTGTATTACTGAAGAAACCAAAACGGAAAGTTGGACGGCCGTTGAAGAAAAAAACCCTCTTAAAGATGGCAAAACTTCTAAACATAGCTCAAGAATGGGGGGGAGACACTAAAGATACACACTTGGGGCAGAATGACATGCAAAGACAGAATGCCCACCTTGACTTTCCAAATGAGCAAAGCCTTCCATGTAACCTTAGTATATCTCCACTACCTAAAAGCCACATTCAAGTCCCAAAAGTTAATTCATCCAAGTCTTTGAAAGCTCTTTTGGGAAATTCCAGCCAACATGAAGACTGTAGGAGTCGCCCCAAAAATATTGGACAGGCTACACGACGTAAAGCAAAATCTAAGAAAGCGTCATGCAAACAGGAAGGAACTCAAGAGTCATTCATTTTTAGTGTTCCTAAAGATCCCCAGGTGGTACCAGAAACTGTGCTGGCTCAAGAGACCGGTCAGTCAGCATCTCGCTGCCCAAAGAGCACCAAAAAAACACTTAAGAGAAAAACATACATGAATATAGAAGAGTGCAAAGAGGACAGCCTGGAGCAACCCACTGGTAGCCAAAGCAGAGGTAGGACATTACTGCTGAAACCAGTACACCTGCCAGCAATAGATGACGCTCATGCCATACAACAGTCCTCTAAACCACGTAGGAATGCCAAGAAAAGcttgaaagaagaaagcaaGGATTTGAGAGACACTTGTGAAGAGAAATGTAATCTTCCCGTGAAAGATTTTGTCCTTGACTCTCAGACCTCTGGAGCTGGTGTACCTCCACATATGCATACAACATTGGAACTGCCAAAGAAACCGCAAAAGAAGATATCCGCCAAGTCTTGGAAGGCCGATCTTCAGGCAAGTCTTCCACAGCACAGTGCTGACCCACGGATTATCTCCCCACAGAAGGAGCTTGAAAATACGATTGTAATTGAAGAGACAACTAAAAGAGCAAATAAACGAGGCCGGGGTAGAAGTGCCCCTCCAAAGGGAAAAAATACTGCAAAGGATTATAGAACTGATACACTGAATGAACCAGAATTGCCATGTGAAGATATGGATGCAAATGAGTTGCATATCAtgacacataaagacacaaatCACAGAGTAGTAAGTACTTCTGATGTACATGAAGCTGAATGTATTGATACTGGTTTAGAGAGGCTTAGTGTTCCTATGGAAACGCAAACCAGTGCAAAGGACCTGAGTAAACAGGGTAGAGGTCCAAAGAGGAAAGGTAACTCCAAGGCGAAGAGGAAAGTAACACCTAAAGGAAGTGCAGAGCAGAATAACCCTTATGATCCAACTTCTATGATCGAAAAAACTGTGCTCCCTGAAACACACGGTTCTCCGAAGCTGTCCAAACAAGCACCAAAACAGAATACTAAGAAAACATCTAAAAAGAAGGCTGTTAAAGACAAAGGACAAGATGGCATGGCACAGATAGACTCTTACGGCCCACCACTCAAAAAAGATGCCTTGTGTTGCAAAGAACATACTGGTCAGAGTCTCACCATTTCACAGCCCCCAttgagagaaaagaaagcaagaaagcgGAAAGCAACAGATTATGGAGAAAATGGCTTGAATCTGAATAACTACAGTGTAGAGCAGATACCCAACCCGGACACCTTCACATTCAATGAATTAAACCCTTCCATTCCACAACTTAAATCAGTCAAACTAGAGTCTAACATTGAGCCCACACCAAAAATACATGGATGCAGTCGTCCCAAAAAAGCtttgaaaaaggaaagaaaaaagaaggccAAGTCCCTGGGTGCTTCACAGCCAGTTTTGATAGAGGACTTTTTGTTAAACACAGACACTGTAAACCTCACAACTCAGGTTCCTCGGTTTACTTTAACAAAACAGAGGAGATCACATAAGAAAAAGTGTGATTTAAAAGAGGAGAGCAAGTTGTCAGAATTCGACAACAATACAGCCTTACAAGGCAGATGTGTCGTGCCaccacaaaaaacacaagaaacCCCAAAAGGCAGCCGTTCCAGAAAGAAAGTTATAGTTCCCAAGGTGGAGTCTGCTTTCCAGGACATAGCATTGAATATAATGACTGCTGAAACATCCCCTAAAACCAATACCCCAAGAAAAATGAAGGAAGAGGTGGTGATGCTTAAAGAGGAACATGTTGCAAATAGAAGTTTTGACTTTGCAGAGGAAGAGTTTCATGTTCCTGTCATAAAAGTCACTTCCAGGAATGACGTTTCACTTAAAAGGATGAAGCCCAAACAGAGTTGCATGAAGAAGTGTAAAAAAGATACCAACAGCAGGACCAAACAGGCTGCAAAAACTGCTGGAACAAAATCTAAAACATCTCCGGAAAGACTGGAAAGCTTCAGCAACTCCCTGTCAGAATTCCCTGTAATAAAGCCTGAACCTTTTGCTATGCCGCTTTCAGCCACTAAACCTGTGAAGAAACTCTCGAGCAGACGAAGAATTCTAAAATCCCCTTTGAAACAGTCAGATGTAGCACTCAGTGATGTACCGAAACTGAAAGAAAACAGCAGTGGTGATAACATTGATGAGCAACATGATGGTAAATGCACAGAGATAAAACTGGAACAGGCAGAATTTGCATTGTCTGCAGTAGACATCGGACATCCTGCCCGTTTACAGCAGAGCTCTACAATACAAACAGGTTCCTTGGCGATGTTGAAACGAAAAGCTGGTAGACCATTCAAGAAAAAGACGCTGTTAAAAATGGCTAAGATTTTTGAAATAGTTCAGGAAGATGGGTCTAATTCTACAGAAACTTGTGGCATCACTGACTGTGCTGAAAGAATGCTTCTAAAAAACCAGCATCGGCCAccaagagtgaagaaagaaaaggagaccAAACCAGTAGTCACGCCTACAAGAAGGTCACTTCGAACTGTTGTTTCTGGTAGGGCAGAGAGCAACCTTCATTCTTCGTCAACAATGTCCATGGACATTGATCAGAAGGGAAATACTGATTCATCATGTTCAAGTACTTTAAATAGACAGTCTTCGTCTGAAAAGTGCTTCAATAAGACATTAGCTTTAGACTCTAATAAAACTGCAGTGGATGAGACTGATCATCAGGAACCTCAGAAGGAGACTCAAGTTGAGACCACAGCTGTGATGGCTctgaagggaaagagaaaaactaAATCATGGCATACTAAGAAAAGAAAGGTGGGGTGGAGAAAGCTCTGTCAACAGTTGGCTAGTGTTACTGCTGCACAAGAGGAGGTCCTTCTTTCAAGTAATGCAGATGGTAACAACATAGATGTTTCATGTAAGGTCTTATCTCTCCCTGTGTCATGTAAAGAGGAAGTACATGAGCATGCCATTTTGCACAACTCAAACACCTCAAAGGCAGTATCTGGAACACAGCTTCACACCCTGGATGCCCTTTTAACTGGTTTAGAGAAAAGGTCCAAATTAAGACCATCCACATtaacacagaagaaaaaagaaagaagatgtAGAAACGGGGAAACAACTTTGTCTTTAGTGGAAGATGCTGGGGTCTCGTTGGAGGTTGCAGCTTTGCCACCCAACCAAGGGAGAGATGATGCTGAACTCCTTGCAGTGCAGTCTTTAACCAAAGTGAAACGGAGTGGTCGGACCTACAAAAAGAAGACCTCTGTGAAAAAGTCTAAGTTGATGGCAGTTGAGCAGACGGTATCTGAACTTAAGGAATCCCAACTTCAAGCAGTAAGCTTGCATTTTCCCCAAGACGTCACAAAGGTAAAGACAGAAGAATGTGAGCAGTCAGTGTCAGTGGCACAAGCCTCAAAGTTAAGGAGGTCTTTACGTAGTTTATGTTCAGCTCCATTCTCTATAGTTGACCAGGAGCAAAGTCAACCCACACAGAACCTTGATGAGACAACACTGTCCTCCAAGTCTTTTGTTCTGGAAGCCAAAACGGAGATGCTGAGAAACGTATCCTGCAATGAAAGGGAAGTGAAAGATGATGACCTTTCCCTTGAAAAACAATATGATGATTTAACCCTTCCCTGTCCAAATGTTCAGCAAGCAGCCCCTATGCCTGGACAGTTAAAGCGAAAGAAAATAAGGAAGGGACAGAAGCGAAAACTCAGTTCTAGAACCTCTGGAATAGTGGAATCTGCCGAGATCACAGACACAACAATTAGTTCAGATGCTTCCCTCACAGTTGCCTTCAACACTTACGACTGTCAAAGTACATCTTTTGAACATGAAAATGTTTCGATGAAAAGTAAAATGATGATAGAGGAGCCTGTGAAAGGTGAAACTGAGGCACCTGTCCgaccaaaaatgaaaaaaggaggCAAGGAGAAGAGGGCACAGAATAAGACCTCATCTGACGTCGATTCAGAAATGGGGAATGTCAGCATTCATGAAAACCACACGATTACACCAGATTTGAAGAAGAATCATGATCAAGAATCAAGAAAAATTGTGAACAGCTCAGAAGCCCCTCTGAGAAGATCTAGCCGAGCCTCTAAAATTCACTCACCTTTTCACCGCAGTGAAGAATATACATCTGCAGTTGGTGAAACGACCTCCTTTCCTGCTAAAGACAGCCAAGATGTTATTCAAAGCTCAGACAAAACACTTCATCCCTCTAAAACAATCCCAGCTGTCCCTACAGAGGAACAAGTGGTGTCTGCTGTTTCTTCTGACACTGCTGAAATATCAGTCTCAGACATAGGTTGTGAACCTGACCTAGAAACAAGAACACCTGTAGATCGTGAGATCACCCCAGCTCAAGATTCAAGTCCACCTGTGAGTAAAACAGCAGAAGCACAACACCTAATTGTGGAAAAGAAAAAGCGccgtagaaaaaaaaagagaaggaaatcaaaaacaaaaggaaCTCATAATGCTGTGCAAGTGATTGAACAACCTGTTGTCCAAAATAAAGAGGCAACTGTGATTACAGAGGTAAATGAGAATTTTGCACACTATAGACAGTTGAATGGTTCTCAGCCTCATGGTGAAATATCATTTGCATCAGAACCTCTGGAGGATTCTGAAGTGGAATCTCATCCAACTGATGGAGACATTTTTGTAAAGACAGTTAATGTCTTAGTTGACTCTGGCTGTCAAACATCAGTCTCCCTGAATATGCTTTCCTCTTCTCAAGTAACAGTTCAAACAGTTGATGGATGCACACAGTATTCTGAGGATTCTGAGTGTAGAGAGCAACGAATAATATCTAAATTCCCAGCAGGTCAGAATGTGAAACAGCAATTAGCCAAAAAGGCAAGAACATACATTATGTGCAGGTTCTGTGGACGTTCTTTTCGCCACATCTCTGCATACACTGTTCACCAGCGGCTTCACACGGGTGAAAGACCCTATCAGTGTCAGCAGTGTGGAAAGAGGTTTGCCCAACTTTCGAAATTAAAACTCCACAGGAACGTGCATAAAGTACCAGGACTCATACAGTGCCCATGCTGTAGCCAGCGATTCTCCAAAAAAGAACAACTTATCTCCCATTTTAAAGTTCACCTTCCCAATGCAGGTCACATCAGTTCAGATGAGAAAAGTGGCCAGGCATCCCACGCTAAACCTTCCGCTGGCCTGGCTAATTTATCGGAGGGGGTCTTTAACTGCCCTGTGTGTGGGAAAGACCTCCCCAGTGAGCGAAAACTGCACATTCACAAGCGCACTCACAAAGGAGAGGGCCTGTCTTGCAAAGACTGTGGAAAGACTTTCAGCAAGCCATCTAGCCTGAGCGCTCATGAGAGAGTCCACTGGCCCCTCCAGCCGTATGCCTGCTCAGTCTGTGGAAAGGGTTTCAGTAAACTGCAGGTACTGAAGATCCATTCTCTTGAGCACACAGGAGCGACCCCTTTCTTCTGCTCTCATTGTGGCTACGCTTGCAATGATCTACCAACGCTGAGGGCACACCAGGCCTCCAGGGTTTGCTTTTCAAAGAAGCCAAACGACATCGAGGGCTTCCTGGTCCAGATGGGAGTGGATGGTCAGGTGAATACACCAAGCCTTTTCAAATGCCACTTGTGCAAGAAACTTCTAAACCACTGGTGCCAGTACATCCTCCATCTGCAAACGCACACAAAGGCTCACCCTTATCTATGCGATACATGCGGCCAGAGTTATGAGAGGGACTCAGATGTAAGGGCTCACTGCAGAGATTGCTGCAGGTCTAGTGGTGAGGAGAAGGCCTGCAGTGGACCCTTGTCTGACATTTGGAACAGtcaagaaacagagaaaagcgCTCAGATTTCTCAGGAGCCAGATTCCCCAGAACATATGAACGAGCACTGTTTGATTTTGAACGATCAGTCATTCGCCTCTCAAGACAATTCTCCAGTCCGTCCAGACATGCTAGGAGAGGACCTTCCCCAAAGTAAAAGCCCACATCCAATCCCATCCTGTACGGAGGATCCGGATCCTCCCAGTCCTGGCAACTCTCAGCCACCTTCTCCTACTCGTTCTGATGTTAGCATTTTATCCTCACATCCATCTCTTGACTGCTACGTTGTGTCCTCTATTCGTGCCCGCACAAGGACTTCACACAAGAGGTTTGACTGTCAACACTGTGGGCAGACATTTAGGCTGTCTAGTATTTTACATGCCCACTTGCAAACACACTTATCTGGCAACAAGTATACTTGTGGACTCTGTGGTCGTGTTTTTCAAAGGTGGCACCGGCTGTGGTTGCACCAACGCCTTCATCAAGAGAAGGGCCGATCCTTCTCATGCTCAGAGTGCAACATACAGTTTCGTTTTCTGAATTTGTACAGGGAGCATCTACGGGAACATGCGGAGCACAGACCTTATGCCTGTCCACTGTGCCTAGAAACATTCCTTAGCGAAGGAAGCCTCAACACTCATCAGTGTGAGAATCACAGGCCCTGTCAAACACTAAAATGCGAGGTTTGCGGAAAGGGTTTTTCCAGTTTGAGAAACTGGGTGAAACACAGTCTGCTTCACAATGGTCGCAGTTCCCACAGTTGCCTCCTGTGCAATCAGTCATTCTCCAACAACCGTGCCCTGCAGGATCACTTGAAGAAGCACAACAACGACCTCCGCTTCCCAGCATCTGAAATTCCGTCAGAGCCTCTTCTGTTTCCGCATCAATGCTGGATGTGTAATGCCAGCTTTTCAACTGGAGAGCTGCTCTATGCTCATCAGATATGCCATGCTGTTGGGGGAAAGCCTCCAGCCAGGCCAAGGGGTGCCCCTACTGGCCACAGAACCACCAATGGTGTCATGAGGACAATGCCCCCACCCACTGTTCCGGAGCCTTCTTCTGTTCCAGAACCAGCTGCGCCAGAACAAGTTCCTGTTCCGGAGATCAGAGATGAAAGCTTGTTTGTCTACGCCCATCCTGACAGCCTCTATGTAGTACCAGACCCCTCACCACCACCGCCTCCTCATACCCACTCCTTTTCATGGTCCGGTGGTCTGTCTTCATCCCAAGCTACAAACCTCACCTCATCACAGCAGGTTATTGTCCTGGATGAGGAGGTTAACCTCGGAGACACGGCAGACACCAGCCAAAGTGCTCCTGGCACCAGTCAAACCATTCCCAACTCCAGTTCAAATGAAGATGGAAATCTACCTCAAACCAGTAGCCAACAAAGCATTAATAAGTTGCTGTCAGGGTCAACCTCATCCCCAATCCAAGCAGGTTCTTCTGCTAGTAGTCTTCGAGACGAACCGACTCTTAGCCTCCAggtccaacacacactccctcccagaCACAACAAGTCCAAAGATGCTGGCAAAAGTTTCTCAATCACTGTACAACTACAGGACACAAGGGGCTTTGAATGTGCTGATTGCAATATATCCCTTTCCAGTGTCACACAACTACATAAACATTACCTAAAACATGCTAAAGGAGTGCTGGGAAAAATTCACATTTAA